The uncultured Bacteroides sp. genome has a segment encoding these proteins:
- a CDS encoding putative DNA modification/repair radical SAM protein gives MDENVLGKLKILAESAKYDVSCSSSGTTRANKSGGIGNAAGWGICHSFAEDGRCISLLKIMLTNYCIYDCAYCINRRSNDLPRATFSVSELVNLTIEFYRRNYIEGLFLSSGVVRNPDYTMERLVRVAKDLRLIHRFNGYIHLKSIPGASQELVNEAGLYADRLSVNIEIPNEQSLKRLAPEKDFQSVFKPMQYIQQGVLENTEERKKYRYAPRFAPAGQSTQMIVGATAETDKDILYLSSSLYNRPSMKRVYYSGYVSVNEYDKRLPALKQPPLVRENRLYQADWLLRFYEFKVDEIVNDAFPDLDLEIDPKLSWALRHPESFPVDINRADYEMILRIPGIGVKSAKLIVASRRFSRLGASQLKKIGVVMKKAQYFITCNELSVRSVNDMNPDNVRRLLTVKHGKKEDHRQLVLPFKEEENDGLYLR, from the coding sequence ATGGATGAAAATGTTCTCGGAAAGCTAAAAATACTTGCTGAATCGGCTAAGTACGATGTGTCGTGCTCATCCAGCGGAACTACCCGTGCCAATAAAAGTGGTGGGATAGGGAATGCTGCGGGGTGGGGCATCTGTCACAGCTTTGCGGAGGACGGACGGTGTATTTCTCTTCTCAAGATTATGCTCACCAATTATTGTATTTACGACTGTGCTTATTGCATTAACCGTCGAAGCAATGACTTGCCACGAGCCACTTTCTCGGTCTCAGAACTGGTTAATCTGACCATTGAATTTTACCGCAGAAATTATATTGAAGGGCTGTTCCTTAGTTCGGGTGTGGTTCGTAATCCCGATTATACTATGGAAAGACTTGTCAGGGTAGCGAAAGATTTGCGCCTCATACATCGCTTTAACGGGTATATCCATTTGAAGAGTATACCCGGAGCAAGTCAGGAACTGGTGAACGAAGCCGGTTTATATGCCGATAGACTAAGCGTGAACATTGAAATTCCTAACGAGCAAAGCTTAAAGCGACTGGCTCCCGAGAAAGATTTTCAGAGTGTATTCAAACCCATGCAATACATTCAGCAGGGGGTATTGGAAAATACAGAGGAGAGAAAGAAGTACCGCTATGCTCCACGTTTTGCTCCTGCCGGACAAAGTACGCAGATGATAGTGGGAGCAACAGCCGAAACCGATAAGGATATCCTTTATCTGTCGTCTTCCTTATACAACCGCCCCAGTATGAAACGGGTTTACTATTCGGGCTATGTGTCTGTGAATGAATACGACAAAAGACTGCCGGCACTTAAACAACCGCCTTTGGTTAGAGAAAACCGTTTGTATCAGGCCGACTGGTTACTTCGGTTCTATGAGTTCAAGGTAGACGAGATTGTAAATGACGCATTTCCCGATCTGGATCTGGAAATTGATCCAAAACTATCATGGGCTTTGCGGCATCCCGAATCTTTTCCGGTAGATATCAACCGTGCCGATTATGAGATGATTCTTAGGATACCCGGCATTGGGGTGAAATCGGCAAAGCTGATTGTGGCTTCCCGTCGCTTTTCCCGCCTGGGCGCATCTCAACTCAAGAAAATTGGAGTGGTGATGAAAAAAGCCCAGTACTTCATAACCTGTAATGAACTGTCTGTACGTTCGGTTAATGACATGAATCCCGATAATGTCCGCCGCCTGCTCACCGTTAAACATGGCAAGAAGGAGGATCACAGACAATTGGTTTTACCATTTAAAGAAGAAGAGAATGACGGCCTTTATCTACGATAA
- a CDS encoding TIGR03915 family putative DNA repair protein, translating to MTAFIYDKTFEGLLTVVFDAYFRKTFPDALLAEGEPLPLFCDETLNICTDSEKAGRVWKGLQKKLSATALSFLTVSWLSELSDIDLLLFRYIRKTIDAPQSIELNFGDPDVLEVTKICRKVSKEIERVLQFLRFQKATDGTFFAAIEPMYNVLSLVVNHFQDRFADQKWLIYDLKREYGYYYDLSTVTEVSFEDKESHLLSGILSDDLMAQDEKLFQQLWKEYFKSITIKERINPKLHKQNLPVRFWKYLTEKQK from the coding sequence ATGACGGCCTTTATCTACGATAAAACCTTTGAAGGATTGCTCACGGTTGTTTTCGATGCCTATTTCCGTAAAACATTTCCGGATGCATTGTTAGCTGAAGGAGAACCATTGCCACTGTTCTGTGATGAAACACTGAACATCTGCACGGATAGTGAGAAAGCCGGACGCGTGTGGAAAGGATTGCAAAAGAAACTGTCAGCCACTGCACTTTCCTTTCTCACAGTGAGCTGGTTGTCTGAATTGTCCGACATTGATTTATTGTTGTTCCGGTATATCCGTAAAACAATTGACGCTCCCCAATCCATCGAGCTTAACTTTGGAGACCCCGATGTACTGGAAGTTACAAAGATTTGCAGAAAAGTATCCAAAGAGATAGAACGGGTACTTCAGTTCCTTCGTTTTCAGAAAGCAACAGACGGAACCTTCTTTGCCGCAATAGAACCAATGTATAATGTACTGTCACTGGTGGTTAACCATTTTCAGGATCGCTTTGCCGACCAGAAATGGCTTATCTATGATCTCAAACGAGAGTATGGCTACTATTACGATCTTTCCACAGTAACAGAAGTCAGTTTCGAGGATAAGGAATCTCATCTTCTTTCCGGCATATTAAGTGATGACCTTATGGCGCAGGACGAAAAACTCTTTCAGCAGTTATGGAAAGAGTACTTTAAATCAATCACTATCAAGGAACGCATCAATCCAAAACTCCACAAACAAAATCTGCCTGTCCGCTTCTGGAAATACTTAACCGAAAAGCAGAAATAA